In a single window of the Nymphalis io chromosome 20, ilAglIoxx1.1, whole genome shotgun sequence genome:
- the LOC126776256 gene encoding regucalcin-like: MWMKSTVLTVLLVIIAVTSFRSTTPLIKNVYRGGEHLEGPHFAKDEGALYWVDISQQKVYRLDVDTGNITKKDIGYGPVSLVIRVKDYPKLLLVTSRSELYFLSWDAKEGDTSLRLLSAVDIGFPDNRCNDGKVDAKGRLWFGTMGKEQMGTVDKDQGTLYMITEYNRINPEAKVRPVSVSNGLAWTADNKFMFYIDSATRNIDVFNFDLETGSIKNRRVLFSFQANNITGVPDGMTIDRDGNLWVACYGAGMVIKIDSRAGKLMEQHKIPASQVTSVMWGGYDYSILYVTTSNRGLNPVQKAQEPEAGSLFAIYNTGATGFPENQFVFANADKY; the protein is encoded by the exons gtATACCGCGGTGGAGAGCACTTGGAAGGTCCACATTTTGCAAAAGATGAAGGAGCCCTGTATTGGGTAGACATTTCACAGCAGAAGGTTTATAGACTAGACGTGGACACAGGAAATATCACTAAAAAGGACATAg GATATGGTCCAGTTAGTCTAGTAATAAGAGTGAAAGATTATCCTAAGTTATTGTTGGTGACGTCTAGATCGGAACTATACTTTTTATCGTGGGATGCGAAGGAAGGCGATACGTCACTAAGGTTGCTGAGTGCAGTCGATATCGGCTTTCCTGACAATAGATGCAATGATGGAAAAGTTGATGCTAAAGGAAGACTCTGGtttg gaacGATGGGTAAAGAACAAATGGGAACAGTGGACAAGGATCAAGGAACACTGTATATGATAACAGAGTATAATCGTATTAATCCTGAAGCGAAAGTACGGCCGGTGTCTGTATCAAACGGTCTAGCTTGGACTGCAGATAATAAATTCATGTTTTATATCGACTCGGCTACAAGAAACATTGACGTATTTAACTTCGATTTAGAAACTGGCTCTATTA aaAATAGAAGAGTTTTGTTCAGTTTTCAAGCGAACAATATCACTGGTGTTCCTGATGGGATGACTATTGATAGAGATGGAAATTTATGGGTAGCATGTTATGGAGCTGGaatg gtgATCAAAATAGATTCAAGAGCTGGTAAATTAATGGAACAGCACAAGATACCAGCAAGTCAGGTGACTTCCGTAATGTGGGGCGGATACGACTATTCAATTCTGTACGTGACCACAAGTAATCGTGGTCTAAATCCAGTCCAAAAAGCTCAGGAACCAGAAGCTGGATCTTTATTTGCCATATACAATACAGGAGCAACAGGATTCCCTGAGAATCAGTTTGTATTCGCTAATGctgataaatattaa
- the LOC126776257 gene encoding mitochondrial glutamate carrier 1-like — MSGSKTPPPQQFNLLPKIINGGIAGIIGVSVVFPLDLVKTRLQNQTVGPNGERQYKNMLDCFKQTYRAEGYFGMYRGSAVNIILITPEKAIKLAANDFFRYHLTLPDGSLPIVRQMAAGGMAGACQIVITTPMELLKIQMQDAGRLAAQAKAEGRKFERITAMQLTRQLLKERGIFGLYKGVTATAARDVSFSLVYFPLFATLNDLGPREKPNEPPPFWWSFLSGCGAGSTAALVVNPMDVVKTRMQTIAKGSNERQYSSIMDCITKTMMQEGPTAFFKGGACRMIVIAPLFGIAQSIYYIGLAENYLGIK; from the exons tttgctaccaaaaattataaatggagGCATTGCTGGAATTATCGGCGTATCGGTTGTCTTTCCCCTGGACTTGGTTAAGACTCGACTACAGAATCAGACCGTAGGGCCCAATGGCGAACGACAGTATAAGAACat GTTGGACTGTTTCAAACAGACATATAGAGCGGAGGGTTACTTTGGCATGTACCGAGGGTCCGCAGTCAACATCATCTTGATCACTCCGGAGAAGGCAATCAAGCTGGCGGCTAATGATTTCTTCCGTTATCATCTCACTCTACCCGATGG ATCGTTGCCAATAGTTCGGCAAATGGCCGCTGGCGGTATGGCAGGTGCATGTCAAATCGTCATCACCACTCCCATGGAGTTGCTGAAGATTCAGATGCAGGACGCGGGGAGGCTCGCAGCTCAAGCTAAAGCCG agGGTCGTAAATTTGAACGAATAACCGCGATGCAGTTAACGCGCCAGCTTTTAAAAGAGCGCGGAATCTTCGGCTTGTACAAGGGAGTGACCGCGACCGCCGCTAGGGACGTATCATTCTCCCTCGTGTACTTCCCATTATTCGCGACACTCAATGACCTCGGACCTCGAGAGAAACCTAATGAACCGCCACCATTCtg GTGGTCATTCCTCTCCGGTTGCGGTGCCGGTTCAACTGCTGCGTTAGTGGTCAACCCCATGGACGTGGTGAAGACCCGCATGCAGACCATCGCAAAGGGCTCCAATGAACGACAGTACTCTTCTATTATGGATTGCATCAC gaaaacCATGATGCAAGAAGGTCCAACGGCGTTCTTTAAGGGAGGAGCGTGTCGAATGATAGTTATTGCGCCGCTGTTCGGCATTGCtcaaagtatttattacataggCTTAGCCGAAAATTACCTAGGCATCAAGTAG